One genomic segment of Streptomyces sp. TLI_146 includes these proteins:
- a CDS encoding sacsin N-terminal ATP-binding-like domain-containing protein, translated as MAVDGVRVIVKATAVEGADPFGTGRLRRGVIDAWATTPARFREDANAEEDLALGGYRDRLVVELAQNAADAAARAGVAGRLRLTLHPGARGEQPVLAAANTGAPLDATGVESLSTLRASAKRRDSGTAVGRFGVGFAAVLAVSDEPAVVGRTGGVRWSLAEARDLAAEAARFSPGLGDELRRRDGHVPLLRLPLPAEGTAPDGYDTVVVLPLRDEPAEDLVLRLLAAVDDALLLTLPGLVEVIVETPDGSRVLRRSERDGYVHIDDTRDGLNRWRVESASGALAAELLADRPVEERLRPHWSVTWAVPVDLDGAPQRPRTAPVVHAPTPTDEPLGVPALLIASLPLDTARRHPAPGPLTDFLVERAADAYARLLADWRPVSTGTVDLVPGPLGRGELDGALRAAILERLPRVAFLAPAVPSEELPALRPFEAEVVEGAGADTVRVLAEVLPTLLPAGLERRAELRTLGVGRLPLGDAIERIGGAERAPEWWYRLYDTLAGVDPDRLSGLPVPLADGRTAIGPRQILLPLPDTPADLGRLGLKVAHADATHPLLEKLGALPATPRAVLTTPQVRAAVAASLDGGEIWDEDALDADELAETVLALVRDAALEPGDEPWLGALALPDEDGELAPAGELVLPGSPFASVIRPGELAEVDAELAGRWGAQPLAACGVLATFALVRATDVVLDPDELEPRDGDFAEPDDAGLLDAVDVWCEDVLDRLPHTPVPPVATEIVAVRDLDLVDDDAWPQALAMLAQPPLRDALTQPVRILLPDGTTETVRPYTAWWLRGHPVLGGRRPAGLRAAGSDPLLSGLYESADATGFDDEQVLRALGVRTSVAALLDEPGGAAELLSRLADPSRPVSDAQLHALYTALADLDPEQVTLPDELRVVLDGAVRVVDAADAVVADAPDLLPLTSGVPLLPVAPSRAADLADLLQVRRLGETVTAEVTSVGTEHEVPEAVRVLLGAATPSTYVEHEELLAGGVELDWRRAPDGVLHAATLEGVAAALAWAAGQWPRRFEVAALLEDPSRVPELARARWFD; from the coding sequence ATGGCTGTGGACGGAGTGCGCGTGATCGTGAAGGCGACGGCGGTCGAAGGTGCCGACCCCTTCGGGACGGGACGGCTCCGGCGCGGGGTCATCGACGCCTGGGCCACCACCCCGGCCCGCTTCCGCGAGGACGCCAACGCCGAGGAGGACCTCGCCCTCGGCGGCTACCGGGACCGGCTGGTCGTCGAGCTCGCCCAGAACGCCGCCGACGCCGCCGCACGCGCGGGCGTGGCGGGGCGGCTCCGGCTCACCCTCCACCCCGGCGCCCGGGGCGAACAGCCCGTACTCGCCGCCGCCAACACCGGCGCCCCCCTCGACGCCACCGGCGTCGAATCCCTCTCCACCCTCCGCGCCTCCGCCAAGCGGCGCGACTCCGGCACCGCCGTCGGGCGGTTCGGCGTCGGCTTCGCCGCCGTGCTCGCCGTCAGCGACGAACCCGCCGTCGTCGGCCGCACCGGCGGCGTCCGCTGGTCGCTGGCCGAGGCCCGCGACCTGGCCGCCGAAGCCGCCCGCTTCAGCCCCGGCCTCGGCGACGAACTGCGCCGCCGCGACGGACACGTACCGCTGCTGAGGCTCCCGCTGCCCGCCGAGGGCACGGCACCCGACGGATACGACACCGTGGTCGTCCTGCCGCTGCGCGACGAGCCCGCCGAGGACCTCGTGCTGCGGCTGCTCGCCGCCGTCGACGACGCCCTTCTGCTCACCCTCCCCGGCCTCGTCGAGGTCATCGTCGAAACCCCCGACGGCTCGCGCGTGCTGCGCCGCTCCGAGCGCGACGGGTACGTCCACATCGACGACACCCGGGACGGCCTCAACCGCTGGCGGGTCGAGAGCGCGAGCGGTGCGCTCGCCGCCGAACTCCTCGCCGACCGGCCCGTGGAAGAGCGGCTGCGGCCGCACTGGTCGGTCACCTGGGCCGTGCCGGTCGACCTGGACGGCGCTCCCCAACGGCCCCGTACCGCGCCCGTCGTGCACGCCCCGACCCCCACCGACGAACCCCTCGGCGTGCCCGCCCTGCTCATCGCGTCGCTCCCGCTGGACACCGCGCGGCGCCACCCGGCCCCGGGACCGCTGACCGACTTCCTGGTGGAGCGCGCGGCCGACGCGTACGCCCGGCTGCTCGCCGACTGGCGGCCCGTGTCGACCGGCACCGTCGACCTCGTGCCCGGCCCGCTCGGGCGCGGCGAGCTGGACGGGGCGCTGCGCGCGGCGATCCTGGAGCGGCTGCCCCGGGTCGCCTTCCTCGCCCCGGCCGTGCCGTCCGAGGAGCTGCCCGCGCTGCGGCCGTTCGAGGCCGAGGTCGTGGAGGGGGCGGGCGCCGACACCGTACGGGTGCTCGCGGAAGTACTGCCCACGCTGCTGCCCGCCGGCCTTGAGCGCCGGGCCGAGCTGCGGACGCTCGGCGTCGGGCGGCTGCCGCTCGGCGACGCCATCGAGCGCATCGGGGGCGCCGAGCGCGCGCCCGAGTGGTGGTACCGGCTCTACGACACCCTGGCCGGCGTCGACCCCGACCGGCTCTCCGGGCTTCCGGTGCCGCTCGCGGACGGCCGTACGGCCATCGGGCCCCGGCAGATCCTGCTGCCCCTGCCCGACACCCCGGCCGACCTCGGCCGCCTCGGCCTGAAGGTCGCGCACGCGGACGCCACGCACCCCTTGCTGGAGAAGCTGGGGGCCCTCCCGGCCACGCCCCGCGCCGTCCTGACGACTCCTCAGGTACGGGCCGCCGTCGCCGCTTCCCTCGACGGCGGGGAGATCTGGGACGAGGACGCGCTCGACGCCGACGAACTCGCCGAGACCGTACTGGCGTTGGTGCGCGACGCCGCCCTGGAGCCCGGCGACGAGCCGTGGCTCGGCGCCCTCGCCCTGCCCGACGAGGACGGCGAGCTCGCCCCCGCCGGTGAACTCGTGCTGCCCGGAAGCCCCTTCGCCTCCGTCATCCGCCCCGGCGAACTCGCCGAGGTCGACGCGGAGCTCGCGGGCCGCTGGGGCGCGCAGCCGCTGGCCGCCTGCGGCGTACTGGCGACGTTCGCCCTGGTCCGGGCCACCGACGTGGTCCTCGACCCGGACGAACTGGAGCCCCGCGACGGCGACTTCGCCGAGCCCGACGACGCCGGGTTGCTCGACGCGGTCGACGTGTGGTGCGAGGACGTGCTCGACCGGCTGCCGCACACGCCGGTGCCGCCGGTGGCGACGGAGATCGTGGCGGTCCGGGACCTGGACCTCGTCGACGACGACGCCTGGCCGCAGGCGCTGGCGATGCTCGCCCAGCCGCCGCTGCGGGACGCGCTGACCCAGCCCGTACGGATCCTGCTGCCCGACGGCACGACGGAGACGGTCCGCCCGTACACGGCGTGGTGGCTGCGCGGCCACCCCGTCCTCGGCGGGCGCCGCCCGGCGGGCCTGCGGGCGGCCGGGTCCGATCCGCTCCTGTCCGGCCTGTACGAGTCGGCCGACGCGACCGGGTTCGACGACGAGCAGGTGCTGCGGGCGCTGGGTGTCCGTACGTCGGTGGCGGCGCTGCTCGACGAGCCGGGCGGCGCGGCCGAGCTCCTGTCCCGCCTCGCGGACCCCTCCCGCCCGGTCTCGGACGCCCAGCTCCACGCCCTCTACACGGCACTGGCCGACCTCGACCCCGAGCAGGTGACGCTGCCGGACGAGCTGCGGGTGGTGCTCGACGGTGCAGTACGGGTGGTGGACGCGGCCGACGCGGTGGTGGCGGACGCGCCGGATCTGCTGCCGCTGACGTCGGGGGTGCCGCTGCTGCCCGTCGCCCCGTCGCGGGCGGCCGACCTGGCGGACCTCCTCCAGGTCCGCCGTCTCGGGGAGACGGTGACGGCGGAGGTGACGTCGGTCGGGACGGAGCACGAGGTGCCGGAGGCGGTGCGGGTCCTGCTGGGTGCGGCGACGCCTTCGACGTACGTCGAGCACGAGGAGCTGCTGGCGGGCGGGGTCGAGCTGGACTGGCGCCGGGCGCCGGACGGGGTGCTGCATGCGGCGACCCTGGAGGGGGTCGCGGCGGCGCTCGCCTGGGCGGCGGGGCAGTGGCCTCGGCGCTTCGAGGTGGCAGCGCTCCTGGAGGACCCGTCCCGGGTGCCGGAACTGGCGCGAGCGCGCTGGTTCGACTGA
- a CDS encoding DUF3027 domain-containing protein: MSAATTRSRTPDRLCAEAVDLAREAAEEAAHPGVVGEHVSAVAEGDRVVTHFFECKEPGYRGWRWAVTVARASRAKLVTLDETVLLPGPDALQAPEWVPWSERLRPGDMGPGDLLPTEADDLRLEPGYSGEDAPPPNSAVSEEMAERVEAEDAELVSRPGTSRGSIAALAEELGMRRARVLSRYGLHAAADRWDESFGAKTPMAQAAPASCVSCAFLVPLAGSLKQAFGICANEFGPADGRVVSLSYGCGGHSEAAVMPKPPRPSPPVLDTLGADALALRPAADGGSVEAAGDTESDDLGHS, from the coding sequence GTGAGTGCTGCGACGACGCGAAGCCGTACCCCCGACCGCCTGTGCGCCGAAGCGGTCGACCTCGCCCGGGAGGCGGCCGAGGAGGCCGCGCACCCCGGCGTGGTCGGAGAGCACGTATCGGCGGTGGCCGAGGGTGACAGGGTCGTCACGCACTTCTTCGAGTGCAAGGAGCCGGGGTACCGGGGCTGGCGCTGGGCGGTGACCGTCGCGCGGGCCTCCCGCGCGAAGCTGGTCACCCTCGACGAGACGGTCCTGCTGCCCGGTCCCGACGCGCTCCAGGCGCCCGAATGGGTGCCGTGGAGCGAGCGCCTGCGCCCGGGTGACATGGGCCCCGGCGACCTGCTGCCCACCGAGGCGGACGATCTGCGCCTGGAGCCCGGCTACAGCGGCGAGGACGCCCCGCCGCCGAACTCCGCCGTCTCCGAGGAGATGGCCGAGCGGGTCGAGGCGGAGGACGCGGAGCTGGTGTCCCGGCCCGGCACCTCGCGCGGCTCGATCGCGGCGCTGGCCGAGGAGCTCGGCATGCGCCGGGCGCGTGTGCTGTCCCGCTACGGCCTGCACGCGGCGGCGGACCGCTGGGACGAGTCGTTCGGCGCGAAGACGCCGATGGCGCAGGCGGCCCCGGCCTCGTGTGTGTCGTGCGCCTTCCTGGTCCCGCTGGCGGGCTCCTTGAAGCAGGCCTTCGGTATCTGCGCGAACGAGTTCGGTCCGGCGGACGGGCGTGTCGTGTCGCTGTCGTACGGCTGCGGCGGGCACTCGGAGGCGGCGGTCATGCCGAAGCCGCCGCGGCCGTCGCCGCCGGTGCTGGACACGCTGGGCGCGGATGCGTTGGCCTTGCGGCCCGCCGCGGATGGTGGGTCTGTGGAGGCGGCGGGGGATACGGAGTCGGACGACCTCGGCCACTCGTGA